Proteins from a genomic interval of Euleptes europaea isolate rEulEur1 chromosome 18, rEulEur1.hap1, whole genome shotgun sequence:
- the PPP1R35 gene encoding protein phosphatase 1 regulatory subunit 35 translates to MAAPPGPGGGDQDSLPCAAPAPLPAPPLQPLLPDPEVVLTPDREGGAAGGILRRRRAGRAPRRQVRFQLGSSSHEVGCGSLHLPGRAEEAQGAHGSCPLAGGLLTREPHGSLTEDQWPEQPHGLGTPVLQSTIALGAEVQAAREQGFDAQRAARDLLQRSFLARCTIEARVGEGMNLPREQQLYQGLVSLQVPEEELLSSVMQEKRVLAGPRPEARKEPACKGPDLMAFYDPEQLFTETAFLEVEGLPPLELKPRARDPAATFLMYRKLRQWDS, encoded by the exons ATGGCCGCCCCCCCTGGTCCCGGTGGCGGCGACCAAGACAGCCTGCCGTGTGCGGCCCCCGCTCCCCTCCCGGCCCCCCCGCTGCAGCCTCTGCTCCCGGACCCCGAGGTGGTGCTCACCCCGGACAGGGAGGGCGGCGCTGCCGGGGGCATCCTGCGGCGGCGCCGCGCGGGCAGAGCCCCCCGCAGACAG GTTCGTTTCCAGCTGGGCTCCAGTTCTCATGAGGTTGGATGCGGCAGCCTGCATCTGCCAGGGCGGGCAGAGGAGGCCCAGGGTGCCCATGGCAGCTGCCCCCTTGCTGGTGGCCTGCTGACGAGAGAGCCCCATGGCAGTTTGACAGAGGACCAGTGGCCTGAGCAACCCCACGGGCTTGGCACCCCTGTTCTACAAAGCACCATCGCTTTGGGGGCCGAGGTCCAGGCGGCACGGGAGCAGGGCTTTGATGCCCAGCGGGCAGCCAGGGACCTCCTCCAGCGCTCCTTTCTCGCCCGATGCACAATAGAAGCTCGAGTAGGCGAAG GCATGAACCTCCCTCGGGAGCAGCAGCTCTACCAAGGACTAGTCAGCCTGCAGGTGCCTGAAGAGGAACTGCTGAGCTCTGTCATGCAGGAGAAACGGGTGCTTGCCGGGCCCCGGCCTGAGGCCAGGAAG GAGCCAGCCTGCAAAGGCCCAGACCTGATGGCCTTCTATGACCCAGAACAGCTGTTCACAGAGACTGCTTTCTTGGAGGTGGAGGGGTTACCCCCCCTGGAGCTGAAGCCACGTGCCCGAGACCCTGCGGCCACCTTCTTGATGTACCGGAAGCTGCGCCAGTGGGACAGCTga